In Alkaliphilus flagellatus, one DNA window encodes the following:
- the cobI gene encoding precorrin-2 C(20)-methyltransferase has protein sequence MKKLYGIGTGPGDKELLTLKAVKVIKEASVIFAPNNKGKNIALDTVEEYLGDKKVVLIDFPMGKVERIDYIKAAEIIYKEIPQGEYGAFLTIGDPMIYSTFIYVMEELEKTNMEVEIISGIPSFVAAAARAKQPLTVKGDSFLLCDDFKEELLDSVDSICILKTFKNKEEVLNALKNKNFDYKYIKRCTWNDEKILTDKEEIIKDSDYISLILGKKK, from the coding sequence GTAAAGGTAATAAAAGAAGCAAGTGTAATATTTGCTCCAAATAATAAGGGTAAAAATATTGCATTAGACACAGTTGAAGAGTATTTAGGTGATAAAAAAGTGGTGCTAATAGATTTTCCAATGGGAAAAGTAGAAAGAATTGACTATATAAAGGCAGCGGAAATCATATATAAGGAAATACCACAAGGAGAATATGGAGCATTTTTAACTATTGGAGATCCAATGATATACAGTACTTTTATATATGTAATGGAAGAACTTGAAAAAACAAATATGGAAGTAGAGATAATATCAGGTATACCATCTTTTGTAGCAGCTGCTGCTAGGGCAAAACAACCTCTCACAGTAAAAGGTGATAGTTTCTTATTATGTGATGATTTTAAAGAGGAATTACTAGATAGTGTGGATTCAATCTGTATTTTGAAAACTTTTAAAAATAAAGAGGAAGTATTAAATGCTCTTAAAAACAAAAACTTTGATTATAAATATATTAAACGCTGTACCTGGAATGATGAGAAGATATTAACAGATAAAGAAGAAATAATAAAAGATAGTGATTATATTTCTCTCATTTTAGGAAAGAAAAAGTAA
- a CDS encoding TetR/AcrR family transcriptional regulator, which yields MKKKLTKRQIQAQNTHDKIYNIAIELIESKGFENITVAEICEAANVSIGSFYNYFKSKHDILDNIFRLADDYFLNVVSHNLKEGSSHEKIIKFFHYYGDYNLDRGIDFVKQLYTGKNNLFATKGRPMQAVLQGIIEEGQSTGEISINMTSEEIVRYLFIAVRGVVYDWCLHDGEYDLSSAIDNYVILLVKIL from the coding sequence ATGAAGAAAAAGTTAACAAAACGCCAAATTCAAGCACAAAATACCCATGATAAAATATATAATATTGCTATAGAGCTTATTGAGTCCAAAGGCTTTGAAAATATTACTGTAGCAGAAATATGTGAAGCAGCTAATGTGTCTATAGGATCTTTCTATAATTATTTTAAATCTAAGCACGACATATTGGATAATATATTTAGGTTGGCAGATGACTACTTTTTAAATGTTGTGTCCCATAATTTAAAGGAAGGTAGTTCTCATGAAAAAATAATAAAATTCTTCCACTACTATGGGGATTATAATCTAGATAGAGGAATAGACTTTGTAAAACAGTTATATACAGGAAAAAACAACTTGTTTGCAACAAAAGGTAGACCTATGCAAGCTGTATTACAAGGCATTATAGAAGAAGGACAAAGTACTGGAGAAATTTCTATCAATATGACATCTGAAGAAATCGTAAGGTATTTATTTATTGCAGTTAGAGGTGTTGTTTACGACTGGTGTTTACATGATGGAGAATATGATTTATCAAGTGCTATTGATAATTATGTAATTCTACTAGTTAAAATACTATAA